In Hyphomicrobiaceae bacterium, the following are encoded in one genomic region:
- a CDS encoding inositol monophosphatase family protein — MERGAGNFTYRKAVPPDLKWRMMAVPDADSLIMGLLPAVLEAARAELHYFSAGVTVLSKPDASPVTAADHEAEAILLTCLERNWPSVPVIAEELAAAERLPPEDGDFFLVDALDGTRHFIRGKPEFSINVGLIHARKPVFGLIYVPPTGTLYVTRADGAAYRAHVPAEGAVPATLDALKLEKVRTRIADRSRLVAFNSRTTGGASAEFLAALEVHDARPLGSSQKFCLIAAGEGDIYARFGPTYEWDTAAGQAILEAAGGTVTTIDGGAMVYGKSAESYLNQSFVAWGGPPLLTGFRRSKASG; from the coding sequence ATGGAACGTGGTGCGGGAAACTTCACCTATCGAAAGGCCGTACCGCCAGATTTGAAATGGAGAATGATGGCTGTCCCGGACGCCGATTCGCTGATCATGGGTTTGCTGCCTGCCGTGCTGGAGGCAGCGCGGGCGGAGCTGCACTATTTTTCGGCAGGCGTTACCGTTCTGTCGAAGCCGGATGCTTCACCTGTCACGGCTGCCGACCATGAGGCTGAGGCCATTCTCCTGACCTGTCTGGAGCGAAATTGGCCCAGCGTTCCTGTCATTGCCGAGGAACTTGCCGCAGCGGAACGGCTACCCCCCGAGGACGGCGATTTCTTCCTCGTAGACGCTCTGGACGGAACGCGGCACTTCATTCGCGGAAAGCCGGAATTTTCGATCAATGTCGGTCTCATTCACGCCCGCAAGCCGGTATTCGGACTGATCTACGTACCGCCCACCGGCACTCTCTACGTCACTCGTGCAGATGGCGCCGCATATCGTGCGCATGTTCCAGCAGAAGGAGCCGTGCCGGCAACTCTTGATGCCTTGAAACTTGAAAAGGTGCGAACACGGATAGCGGATCGTTCGCGCCTCGTGGCGTTCAATAGCCGAACCACCGGGGGAGCCAGTGCGGAGTTCCTTGCCGCGCTCGAGGTTCACGATGCGCGTCCGCTTGGATCGTCGCAGAAGTTCTGTCTCATCGCTGCGGGGGAGGGCGATATCTACGCGCGTTTCGGCCCTACTTACGAATGGGATACGGCTGCTGGTCAGGCCATTCTGGAAGCTGCGGGCGGGACGGTGACGACCATCGATGGTGGCGCAATGGTGTACGGCAAAAGTGCCGAAAGCTATCTGAACCAGAGTTTCGTCGCGTGGGGCGGACCGCCCTTGCTGACCGGTTTCCGGCGCTCCAAAGCCAGCGGTTAG
- a CDS encoding histidine phosphotransferase family protein — protein sequence MNSRVIPSDLELAALISSKICHDVINPVGAIYNGLEILDEDDDVQAKSYALTVIRNVTEQASARLQFARFAFGAAGSAGSMIDLGTAEQISRGFVGITQGKHKLVWRGAPGHMGKDKVKLLLNLVASAVTALPKGGEIDVAFGGSFETPSFLLRCRGNGARPPQYLTDFVAGNHPPLDAMSIQAYYTYRIAQTAHMRLEILKDGADILLVAKPQG from the coding sequence ATGAACAGCCGCGTTATCCCGAGCGATCTGGAATTGGCAGCCTTGATATCGAGCAAAATCTGTCATGACGTGATCAATCCCGTCGGCGCCATCTACAACGGCTTGGAAATCCTCGACGAGGATGATGATGTTCAGGCCAAGTCTTATGCGCTCACGGTTATCAGGAATGTGACGGAACAGGCTTCGGCGCGGTTGCAGTTTGCCCGCTTTGCATTCGGCGCGGCAGGCTCTGCAGGTTCGATGATCGACCTCGGGACCGCTGAGCAGATCTCGCGAGGCTTCGTCGGCATTACGCAGGGCAAGCACAAGCTCGTCTGGCGCGGCGCGCCTGGTCATATGGGCAAAGACAAAGTCAAGTTGCTGCTCAATCTGGTCGCTTCTGCCGTTACAGCCCTTCCAAAGGGCGGCGAGATCGACGTGGCGTTCGGCGGGTCGTTTGAGACGCCGAGCTTCCTGTTGCGTTGCCGAGGCAATGGCGCGCGTCCCCCGCAGTACCTGACCGACTTCGTGGCTGGCAATCATCCGCCGCTCGATGCCATGAGCATCCAAGCTTACTACACCTACAGGATTGCCCAGACGGCTCATATGCGCCTGGAAATTCTCAAGGATGGGGCAGACATTCTGCTCGTCGCCAAACCTCAGGGTTAG
- a CDS encoding DUF1134 domain-containing protein, which produces MIQVCFPRRWGFALASALMAALPHTAFAANDAYSPYGSSGSSTAGRGDDAYRPDEIQTAPETYEPVRPSDGSAGGGYDTYNGGSGYNNGGGGYNGGAAAPPPPAYDNGGYGEPYTSPKAEQYEPVPPPSEGGPADEGSGRYYSQGEIVKAGHGFFGAVSKELGEAVEWAFQKAGRPNGYILGEDAGGALIAGLRYGEGTLYTKDAGNHKVYWQGPTLGYDVGAEGSKVMVLVYNLRDPAEIYDRFGGIQGAAYFVGGVGVQLQKSGSVTLAPIRSGIGVRLGANVGYLKYTRNPTWNPF; this is translated from the coding sequence ATGATTCAAGTGTGCTTCCCGCGCCGCTGGGGGTTCGCTCTGGCTAGCGCGCTGATGGCCGCGCTTCCCCACACAGCTTTTGCCGCAAACGACGCTTATTCGCCTTATGGATCAAGTGGATCCAGTACGGCCGGGCGCGGTGACGACGCTTATCGTCCCGATGAGATCCAGACTGCGCCGGAGACCTACGAGCCCGTTCGCCCAAGCGACGGCTCGGCTGGCGGTGGCTATGACACGTATAACGGCGGCAGTGGGTATAACAACGGCGGTGGGGGGTACAACGGCGGAGCTGCAGCGCCGCCGCCTCCGGCTTATGACAACGGCGGTTATGGCGAGCCCTACACTTCACCGAAGGCGGAACAGTATGAGCCGGTTCCTCCGCCGAGCGAGGGAGGACCGGCCGATGAGGGCAGCGGGCGCTACTACTCGCAGGGCGAAATCGTCAAAGCGGGTCACGGCTTCTTCGGCGCGGTATCAAAAGAGCTGGGTGAAGCCGTTGAATGGGCATTCCAAAAAGCCGGTCGTCCTAACGGGTATATTCTTGGCGAAGATGCTGGCGGCGCACTGATCGCCGGTTTGCGCTACGGCGAGGGAACGCTGTACACAAAGGATGCTGGCAACCACAAAGTATATTGGCAGGGGCCAACGCTCGGCTATGACGTCGGCGCTGAGGGCTCAAAGGTCATGGTGCTCGTGTACAACCTGCGCGACCCTGCCGAGATCTATGATCGCTTCGGTGGCATCCAAGGCGCTGCCTATTTCGTTGGCGGCGTCGGGGTGCAACTTCAAAAGTCTGGAAGCGTGACTCTTGCGCCAATACGCTCGGGAATCGGCGTGCGCTTAGGTGCCAACGTCGGCTATTTGAAGTATACGCGTAATCCGACTTGGAACCCGTTTTGA
- a CDS encoding osmoprotectant NAGGN system M42 family peptidase yields MEPRLRIDTTYLEDQLAKLLSIPSPTGYTDTVVRHVCKELGRLGVDYDLTRRGAIRARLSGRQTAGARAIVSHLDTLGAQVKALKDNGRLELVPIGTWSARFAEGARTTIFSETGTYRGTIIPLKASGHTFGDEIDSAPIGWAHVELRVDAYARNLVELERLGIAVGDIVAIDPQPEFIENGFIVSRHLDNKAGVAVMLAALKAMKDAPPPPVQMFWLFTIAEEVGHGAASILLPDVASLVTVDNGTSAPGQASSEFGVTIAMADQTGPFDYHLTRKLIGLCRQHDIRFTRDVFRYYRSDSASAIEAGADVRTALVTFGVDASHGYERIHVHALRSIAELLTCYSQSEVDITRDESLVSDLKGFTRQPSEPAKQALTPQSDVPSATKKL; encoded by the coding sequence ATCGAGCCTCGGCTTCGCATCGATACCACCTACCTTGAAGATCAGCTTGCCAAGCTGCTGAGCATTCCAAGCCCAACCGGCTACACAGATACCGTCGTCCGCCATGTCTGCAAAGAACTGGGAAGGCTCGGAGTCGATTACGATCTCACGCGCCGGGGCGCCATTCGTGCTCGCCTCAGCGGACGCCAGACGGCCGGAGCACGCGCTATCGTCTCGCACCTCGACACTCTTGGTGCGCAAGTCAAAGCCTTGAAGGACAACGGCCGACTCGAACTCGTCCCCATCGGCACTTGGTCGGCGCGCTTTGCAGAAGGCGCTCGCACGACAATCTTCAGCGAAACAGGCACCTATCGCGGCACAATCATCCCCCTCAAAGCATCTGGGCACACTTTCGGAGATGAGATCGACAGCGCACCAATCGGTTGGGCACACGTCGAGCTGCGCGTCGATGCTTACGCGCGCAATCTCGTAGAGTTGGAGCGCCTGGGCATTGCTGTCGGCGACATCGTCGCCATCGACCCCCAACCGGAATTCATCGAAAACGGCTTCATCGTATCGCGTCATCTCGATAACAAGGCTGGCGTCGCTGTCATGCTGGCGGCGTTGAAGGCGATGAAGGACGCACCGCCACCACCGGTACAGATGTTCTGGCTGTTCACGATCGCCGAAGAAGTCGGGCATGGCGCTGCCTCCATTCTCCTGCCTGACGTCGCCTCGCTGGTCACGGTTGACAATGGAACCTCCGCGCCAGGGCAGGCGTCCTCCGAGTTCGGCGTCACGATTGCTATGGCCGACCAAACCGGACCGTTCGATTATCATCTGACGCGCAAACTGATCGGGCTTTGCCGCCAGCACGACATCCGGTTCACACGCGATGTCTTCCGCTACTATCGATCGGACAGTGCATCCGCGATCGAGGCAGGGGCTGACGTGCGCACCGCGCTCGTGACGTTCGGCGTCGATGCCAGCCACGGCTATGAACGCATCCACGTGCATGCGCTCCGCTCCATCGCGGAACTTTTGACGTGCTACAGTCAGAGTGAGGTCGATATCACGCGTGATGAAAGCCTGGTATCCGATCTCAAGGGCTTCACGCGACAGCCGTCCGAACCGGCAAAGCAGGCGTTGACACCGCAAAGCGACGTGCCGTCGGCAACAAAGAAGCTGTGA